A part of Thiomicrorhabdus sediminis genomic DNA contains:
- a CDS encoding EAL domain-containing protein gives MLKECGHFLSISLRQVLYVTSFNNRNSLLSIFLIIGFAFPAHATVPSTPVTEVKIGILSYKDKNVDEKRWQPLITYLNNRIPDHHFEMYIGNYEELENQIRFASVDFVLTQPAHFVELAHTYDLTTPLLTLANKQANKSYTQFAGVIFTSAERPDINTLEDILNKRIATWSLKSFGGFQMQAQELIKNGLIDSTDNLKMIETGAPQKSVVFHVLDNKVDVGFVRSGVIENLIKQGLISKNQLKIINQKTDDHMSLIHSTELYAEWPLFAFLSTDKKLIKKVILELMKITPESDVAKTINASGFEVAEDYNNIEEVMRSMRVGPFETLDNVTAKDIWQHWKGYITILLAFLLLSFVMISLYLFRQNQVIHLGNRQLKSNNLQLKKLNLAIEQSPVRITITNLEGQIEYVNNAVLKQSGYTLNELYMKNPRMLAYGETPVEVYENLWKTLLQGEIWNGEIVNAHKNGQRQVLESTIAPIVEKNQTIGFLSIQRDITKEKESQKKIYHLSNFDNLTGLPNANQFERYIADAIADNLSLNSIQKKNNNTSFLFLINIDRFKDINDAVGKHQGDLFLKQFAHIIQDSLPKESILSRLNGDEFGVLLPIAISRNTYEHAYQQGQVLLEHLKKPISFNKKELMVNVSIGIADILDAHVDGVDDVLKNVNTALHFAKANGGNQVQIYEKSLQTKAIETFEIEQELKSALKREQFKVYYQPQVDQSGKVMGAEALLRWFHPEKGYIPPDVFIPMAEQNDLIIEIGSWLLDTTIKEMALAIQEGNSYELSVNISPRQIVQKDFVEKVLSILKKYNVPANKLTLEITEGIFLKNIHDIRNVMHQLSEKGLKFSIDDFGTGYSSLSYIKSLSIHELKVDRVFVQNITTDPDDVMLVETMLAIANHMHYKVVIEGIETEDQVNFFNKYEGLIFQGYLYCKPCCFNDFIDYLGKQKRD, from the coding sequence ATGCTAAAAGAATGTGGTCACTTTTTATCTATCTCCCTTAGACAAGTACTTTATGTAACATCTTTCAATAATCGAAATTCGTTATTATCAATTTTCTTAATCATTGGTTTTGCATTTCCCGCGCATGCAACCGTACCTTCAACACCAGTTACAGAGGTTAAAATAGGCATCCTGTCATACAAAGATAAAAACGTTGATGAAAAGCGTTGGCAGCCATTAATTACTTATTTGAATAACAGAATTCCCGACCATCATTTCGAAATGTATATAGGTAATTATGAAGAGTTAGAGAATCAAATTCGATTTGCTTCTGTTGATTTTGTGTTGACTCAGCCTGCTCACTTTGTTGAATTAGCGCATACTTATGATTTAACTACGCCTTTATTAACTCTTGCAAACAAGCAGGCAAATAAAAGTTATACACAGTTTGCAGGTGTTATTTTTACTTCTGCGGAAAGGCCAGACATCAATACATTAGAAGATATCCTTAATAAGCGAATTGCTACGTGGAGCTTAAAGTCTTTTGGTGGCTTTCAGATGCAGGCACAAGAACTTATTAAAAATGGACTTATAGATTCCACAGACAATTTAAAAATGATTGAAACCGGCGCGCCTCAAAAAAGTGTTGTGTTTCATGTTTTAGATAACAAGGTTGATGTTGGTTTTGTTCGCTCAGGAGTAATTGAGAACTTGATAAAACAAGGTCTTATCTCGAAAAATCAACTCAAAATCATCAACCAGAAAACAGATGATCACATGTCCTTAATTCATAGTACTGAACTGTATGCCGAATGGCCTCTTTTTGCGTTTTTATCAACCGATAAAAAACTAATCAAAAAAGTCATCTTGGAGCTCATGAAAATTACACCAGAAAGTGATGTGGCTAAAACTATTAATGCTTCGGGTTTTGAGGTCGCAGAAGACTATAACAATATTGAAGAAGTCATGAGATCTATGAGAGTAGGACCCTTTGAAACTTTAGATAATGTGACCGCTAAGGATATTTGGCAGCACTGGAAAGGCTATATCACTATTTTACTAGCATTTCTTTTATTATCTTTTGTGATGATTTCTCTTTATTTATTTCGTCAAAACCAAGTAATTCATTTAGGCAATCGACAATTAAAATCTAATAATTTGCAACTTAAAAAACTCAATCTTGCAATTGAACAAAGCCCCGTTCGAATCACCATCACAAACTTGGAGGGCCAAATTGAATATGTGAACAATGCGGTTCTAAAACAGTCGGGCTACACCTTAAACGAACTGTATATGAAAAACCCGAGAATGTTAGCTTATGGAGAAACGCCTGTTGAGGTCTATGAAAATCTCTGGAAAACTCTTCTGCAAGGAGAAATTTGGAATGGAGAGATTGTTAATGCTCATAAAAATGGTCAACGACAAGTTCTAGAAAGCACTATTGCTCCCATAGTTGAAAAGAATCAAACAATCGGCTTTTTAAGCATTCAACGAGATATTACCAAAGAGAAAGAGAGCCAGAAAAAAATCTATCACTTATCCAATTTCGATAATTTAACTGGGCTACCAAATGCCAACCAATTTGAACGCTATATAGCTGATGCAATCGCCGATAACCTGTCTTTGAACTCGATTCAGAAAAAAAATAACAATACTAGCTTTTTATTCCTTATTAACATCGACCGTTTCAAGGATATAAATGATGCAGTTGGAAAGCATCAAGGTGACCTATTTTTAAAGCAGTTTGCTCATATAATTCAAGATTCATTGCCAAAAGAGAGCATTCTCTCAAGGTTAAATGGGGATGAATTTGGCGTATTGCTTCCAATAGCAATATCACGAAACACCTATGAGCATGCCTATCAACAAGGGCAAGTTTTATTAGAGCATTTAAAAAAGCCAATTTCTTTTAATAAAAAAGAATTGATGGTAAATGTGAGTATAGGTATTGCTGATATTCTGGATGCCCATGTTGATGGCGTTGATGATGTATTGAAAAATGTAAATACCGCCTTACACTTCGCCAAAGCAAACGGTGGAAATCAAGTACAGATTTATGAGAAGTCTCTTCAAACAAAAGCCATCGAAACCTTTGAAATCGAGCAAGAATTGAAGAGCGCATTGAAACGCGAGCAATTCAAAGTCTATTATCAACCTCAAGTAGACCAGTCTGGCAAGGTTATGGGGGCTGAGGCGCTGTTGAGATGGTTTCACCCAGAAAAAGGATACATTCCTCCAGACGTATTTATTCCGATGGCTGAGCAAAACGATTTAATCATTGAAATAGGATCCTGGCTTTTAGACACGACAATTAAAGAGATGGCATTAGCCATCCAAGAAGGTAACAGCTATGAGTTATCAGTTAACATAAGCCCTCGCCAGATTGTACAAAAGGACTTTGTTGAAAAAGTTCTTTCTATACTGAAAAAATATAATGTCCCTGCAAATAAACTTACCTTAGAAATTACTGAGGGTATCTTTTTAAAGAACATTCATGATATTAGAAATGTAATGCATCAATTATCAGAAAAAGGTTTAAAGTTCTCTATTGATGATTTTGGAACTGGATATTCCTCTCTTTCTTACATTAAATCATTGTCTATTCATGAGTTAAAAGTTGATCGAGTTTTTGTACAAAATATCACAACAGATCCTGACGACGTTATGCTAGTAGAAACGATGCTTGCGATTGCAAATCATATGCATTACAAGGTGGTAATTGAAGGAATTGAAACTGAAGATCAAGTTAACTTCTTTAATAAATATGAAGGACTCATATTTCAGGGCTACTTGTATTGTAAGCCATGCTGTTTCAATGATTTTATTGACTATCTTGGTAAACAAAAAAGAGACTAA
- a CDS encoding DUF3987 domain-containing protein, with product MVSLVKPLEDNVFGIPFNISDGLGEMTPHLRNSPNRLADLMFIGEDRHIGLQDVSQMLIKIEPNADLSRDDWVKLAMAVYDEFSEFGREPFEAWSRRSTSYDPDDFDAMWNSMNRGGGITIATLVKKAFESGWTPLPKTPEEIAQLEAEAKVRQAYNAVISEQKAKEKAEQHLIASEEAQSIFESAKPAPENHSYLMNKQVKPHGVKVDANGTLIIPITGTQSPFIGKFQSLQLIYRNGDKRFTKGGKKSGGYYIIQQIEDAPIIICEGFATGATIAEHYANNCTVICAFDAGNLIHVAKAFRENYSSLNIIIAADNDRIDENGNPRTENPGVKAATRAAQAVVGELVIPVFAEDEIGSDWNDRYLLDIEVGLSAEEIKSKFQTLNASSISSNELEQEPVIIPLVVDLPDVRPFEFDLLPSSLEPWLKDIQARMQCPADFLAVGAMVAIAGLIGRKVGIYPKQFDDWLVIPNLWGAMIGRPSIMKTPALSEVMKPIHRLAKLAEEEYQQILVDHEVDNIALEAEKKVAEDAIKKAAKSSDPLKMEVAKNNYRLVLEAESNSTPTEKRYIVNDATVEALGIKLNENPNGVILLRDELAGWIRGLDREDKANDRAFYLECFNGSGFYIYDRVGRGTLKIESTTLSIIGGIQPSVLAPHIAQSINNGTGNDGFIQRFQLAVYPDDCKEWVNVDRYPDKVAKEKAFELFKRLVTLPERRDEEGSVIGLRFDQQAQQVFNSWREQLELTIRVKDIHPALESHLAKYRSLLPSIALLLELADNPEAKSVGVVATNKAVRWCEYLQSHMNRIYAGAVDNDILAAQKVLENREKLGNPFKPREIAQKGWAGLKTTTEVKAALSVLVEHGYLIEQIKTHMTGGRPSEIYQWNTALKN from the coding sequence ATGGTTAGTTTAGTTAAACCTTTGGAAGATAATGTTTTTGGGATACCGTTTAACATTTCAGATGGATTGGGAGAAATGACGCCACACTTGAGAAATTCACCGAACAGGTTGGCCGATTTAATGTTTATTGGTGAAGATCGTCATATAGGACTTCAGGATGTTTCACAGATGCTCATCAAGATAGAGCCTAATGCAGACTTGTCGCGAGATGATTGGGTAAAGTTGGCAATGGCTGTATATGATGAGTTCAGTGAATTTGGCAGAGAGCCCTTCGAAGCATGGAGTCGCAGAAGTACAAGTTATGACCCAGATGACTTTGATGCTATGTGGAATAGCATGAACCGCGGCGGAGGGATAACGATTGCCACACTGGTAAAAAAGGCATTCGAATCCGGTTGGACTCCATTGCCTAAGACTCCTGAAGAAATTGCACAGCTAGAAGCAGAAGCAAAAGTACGTCAGGCTTATAATGCCGTGATTTCAGAACAGAAAGCCAAGGAAAAGGCAGAACAGCATCTGATTGCTAGTGAAGAAGCCCAGAGTATTTTCGAAAGCGCAAAGCCAGCACCAGAGAACCATTCTTATCTGATGAATAAGCAGGTAAAACCTCATGGAGTAAAGGTTGATGCTAACGGTACGTTGATTATTCCCATAACGGGTACACAATCACCGTTTATCGGCAAATTTCAGAGCTTGCAACTCATCTATCGCAATGGCGATAAACGATTCACTAAAGGCGGTAAAAAGTCGGGTGGCTATTACATTATTCAACAAATAGAAGATGCGCCTATCATCATTTGTGAGGGTTTCGCTACAGGGGCAACCATTGCAGAGCACTATGCCAACAATTGCACAGTTATCTGTGCGTTTGATGCTGGAAACCTTATTCATGTAGCCAAAGCATTTCGAGAGAACTATTCCAGCTTAAACATAATCATTGCAGCCGATAACGACCGAATTGATGAGAACGGAAATCCAAGAACAGAGAACCCCGGGGTAAAAGCTGCAACCCGAGCAGCACAAGCAGTTGTTGGCGAGCTAGTCATTCCCGTATTTGCAGAAGATGAGATTGGTAGTGATTGGAATGACCGTTATTTGTTGGATATTGAAGTTGGACTGAGTGCTGAAGAGATTAAAAGTAAGTTTCAAACTCTGAATGCGTCTAGCATTTCCAGCAATGAACTAGAGCAAGAGCCTGTCATTATTCCGTTGGTAGTGGATCTGCCGGATGTGCGACCTTTTGAATTTGATCTGTTACCTTCAAGCCTAGAGCCTTGGTTAAAAGATATCCAAGCGCGAATGCAATGCCCAGCAGACTTCTTAGCGGTCGGAGCAATGGTGGCAATAGCCGGGCTAATAGGCCGTAAAGTTGGTATCTATCCAAAACAATTCGATGATTGGCTCGTAATTCCTAACCTTTGGGGGGCGATGATCGGTAGACCTTCTATTATGAAGACACCCGCGCTGAGTGAGGTAATGAAGCCTATTCATAGATTAGCCAAGTTGGCTGAAGAAGAATACCAGCAAATTCTGGTGGATCATGAAGTGGATAATATTGCTCTGGAAGCCGAAAAGAAAGTGGCTGAGGATGCAATTAAAAAAGCCGCTAAATCATCCGATCCGCTCAAGATGGAAGTCGCCAAAAACAACTACCGACTGGTTCTTGAAGCCGAGAGTAACAGCACGCCAACAGAGAAGCGTTATATTGTAAATGATGCAACAGTAGAAGCTTTGGGTATCAAGCTAAATGAGAATCCTAATGGCGTGATTCTACTGCGTGATGAACTTGCTGGTTGGATCCGTGGATTAGATCGGGAAGATAAGGCAAATGATCGTGCATTCTATTTGGAATGCTTCAATGGATCGGGGTTCTATATTTACGATCGCGTAGGACGTGGCACACTTAAGATTGAAAGCACCACCTTATCCATTATTGGCGGCATTCAGCCCAGCGTATTAGCTCCGCACATAGCTCAATCAATCAACAATGGCACGGGCAACGATGGATTCATTCAACGCTTCCAACTAGCCGTCTACCCGGATGACTGCAAAGAGTGGGTAAACGTGGATCGTTATCCAGATAAGGTAGCCAAAGAAAAGGCATTTGAACTGTTTAAACGGCTAGTCACTTTACCAGAGCGACGAGATGAAGAAGGTAGTGTAATTGGTTTACGTTTTGACCAACAAGCACAACAAGTTTTCAATTCATGGCGTGAACAGTTAGAACTCACCATTAGAGTGAAGGACATTCATCCGGCTCTCGAGTCGCATCTAGCTAAATACAGAAGCCTGTTACCCAGTATTGCATTACTTCTAGAGTTGGCAGACAACCCAGAAGCTAAATCTGTCGGAGTTGTGGCCACTAATAAAGCCGTGCGTTGGTGCGAATATCTTCAGTCACACATGAATCGTATCTATGCCGGTGCAGTCGATAACGATATCCTAGCCGCTCAGAAAGTTTTAGAAAATCGTGAAAAGTTAGGTAATCCATTCAAACCGCGTGAAATTGCACAGAAAGGCTGGGCAGGGTTAAAAACCACCACAGAAGTGAAAGCAGCGCTGTCTGTTTTGGTAGAGCATGGTTATTTAATCGAGCAGATTAAAACGCACATGACAGGCGGTAGACCATCCGAAATCTACCAATGGAATACGGCGCTAAAAAATTAA
- a CDS encoding GNAT family N-acetyltransferase, giving the protein MSISEKDQAIYKLTDHMLTSVLEKTAEAMLWHEAEFEPFLCPLMLSESIRQKVIDLVVKHLNESYARGISRICFTFDKDAKLAGFVFFTHIDKKRVFIDFIYTFESYRMQGVMSSLLNELGDEFEFVLVSSELSGYFSKREGFYSVGYTPGHSPVFTNFEPEGSKIGVIRLPEVLVNKIYGVLSHG; this is encoded by the coding sequence ATGTCAATAAGCGAAAAAGATCAAGCAATCTATAAGTTAACAGACCATATGCTAACCAGTGTTTTAGAAAAAACCGCAGAAGCCATGCTTTGGCATGAGGCAGAGTTTGAACCTTTCTTATGTCCTCTAATGTTATCTGAAAGTATTAGACAAAAGGTGATTGACCTTGTCGTTAAACATCTAAATGAGTCTTATGCGCGTGGCATTAGTCGAATCTGTTTCACGTTTGATAAAGACGCCAAGCTTGCCGGGTTTGTTTTCTTTACTCATATAGACAAAAAACGCGTGTTTATTGACTTTATCTATACATTCGAGTCATACAGAATGCAGGGAGTCATGAGCTCCTTGCTTAACGAATTAGGGGATGAATTTGAGTTTGTCTTGGTTAGTTCTGAACTTAGTGGCTATTTTAGCAAACGAGAGGGTTTTTACTCTGTCGGTTATACTCCGGGACATAGCCCTGTTTTCACCAATTTTGAACCTGAAGGCAGCAAGATAGGCGTTATTCGACTTCCAGAGGTGTTGGTTAATAAAATCTATGGAGTGCTTTCCCATGGTTAG
- a CDS encoding tyrosine-type recombinase/integrase, producing MLISKSRSGTITPVKTKNSTRFNAQRQYNGIRYSQRFDTLAEAEEWLDDLSYLGATDNNGNPTRKAKAAQVIIDEINLRRKRDSTPTLQECIVIYGNQCELDSAPKYVRQLQQFTKLHNVPINEISRLAFEIELDRIQDERQFKDPTRNRYQAAFSSLFKWLARQREFKQYQLVNPTKDVPRAKDSQGRMLFLTKEQQVDLLNACKNSRWKGLFPLVYLLLLTGARRNEISCLRWENIDFDSGVIYLLKTKNKTDHAIKLPAHALKLLKEWKVSQPLSKWVFQHRTNPRKPMLEWDHLWHQAKIESNMPVGLRVHDLRHTTASTMLAEGFSLEDIRATLNHKSLLMTNRYAHALDIKETVTQRNTDFLKQVM from the coding sequence ATGCTAATTTCGAAAAGCCGTTCCGGCACTATCACACCTGTAAAAACTAAAAATTCCACCCGTTTTAATGCCCAAAGACAATATAACGGTATTCGCTATTCACAGCGTTTTGATACTCTAGCCGAAGCTGAAGAATGGTTAGATGATTTGTCGTATTTGGGCGCGACTGATAACAATGGCAACCCAACTCGCAAAGCCAAAGCCGCTCAAGTCATCATTGATGAAATCAATCTGCGAAGAAAACGCGACTCAACACCAACATTGCAAGAATGTATTGTCATCTATGGCAATCAATGCGAACTGGATAGCGCTCCCAAATATGTTCGCCAGTTACAACAATTCACCAAACTACATAATGTCCCAATTAATGAAATCTCCCGATTGGCTTTCGAAATCGAGCTTGACCGTATTCAAGACGAGCGTCAGTTTAAAGATCCCACACGTAACCGTTATCAAGCGGCTTTTTCTAGTTTGTTTAAATGGCTTGCAAGACAGCGAGAATTTAAGCAATATCAATTAGTGAATCCAACCAAAGATGTTCCAAGGGCTAAAGATAGCCAGGGCAGAATGCTATTCCTGACGAAAGAACAACAGGTCGATTTACTGAATGCCTGTAAAAACAGCCGATGGAAAGGCTTGTTTCCGCTGGTCTACCTTCTTCTGCTAACTGGTGCCAGACGAAATGAGATTAGTTGTCTTCGATGGGAGAACATAGATTTTGATTCAGGGGTTATTTATCTCTTAAAGACAAAAAATAAAACCGATCATGCAATCAAGCTACCGGCTCATGCCTTGAAACTTCTGAAAGAATGGAAGGTAAGCCAGCCGCTTTCTAAGTGGGTATTTCAACACCGAACAAATCCAAGAAAGCCGATGCTAGAATGGGATCATCTATGGCATCAAGCAAAGATTGAATCCAATATGCCTGTTGGATTGCGTGTTCACGATTTGAGACATACAACCGCTAGCACAATGCTGGCTGAAGGGTTTAGTCTTGAAGATATTCGTGCTACTTTGAATCACAAGAGCTTATTAATGACGAACCGTTATGCTCACGCACTTGATATTAAAGAGACAGTAACTCAACGAAATACCGATTTTTTAAAACAAGTCATGTAA
- the pgsA gene encoding CDP-diacylglycerol--glycerol-3-phosphate 3-phosphatidyltransferase: MTIKSIPMMMTWSRVILIPVFLICYYAPIEDARFWAGLAFMIAAITDWFDGYLARKLGSDSKLGAFLDPVADKLIVAAALIVVAAEYHDNLLVILSAVVIMMREIGISALREWMAENNAREVVAVSKLGKIKTASQLAALTWLLYGGELWGVNWGELGFPMLYFAAMLTLITWVQYTKAALPEIIRSTES, from the coding sequence ATGACGATAAAATCCATTCCTATGATGATGACATGGAGTCGTGTCATCCTGATTCCTGTTTTTCTAATCTGTTATTACGCACCGATTGAAGACGCTCGTTTTTGGGCCGGTTTAGCCTTTATGATTGCCGCTATCACCGATTGGTTTGATGGCTATCTGGCGCGCAAACTCGGTTCTGACAGTAAACTCGGTGCCTTTTTGGATCCGGTTGCCGATAAGCTAATTGTTGCCGCCGCATTGATAGTGGTGGCGGCCGAATATCACGATAATCTGCTGGTCATATTATCAGCCGTGGTGATTATGATGCGCGAGATCGGTATTTCCGCTTTACGTGAATGGATGGCGGAAAACAATGCCCGTGAAGTGGTGGCGGTATCGAAACTCGGTAAAATCAAAACCGCTTCGCAATTAGCGGCCTTAACTTGGTTGTTATATGGTGGTGAGTTATGGGGGGTTAACTGGGGTGAGCTTGGTTTCCCAATGCTCTATTTTGCCGCGATGCTAACTTTGATTACTTGGGTGCAATATACCAAGGCGGCGCTGCCTGAGATCATTCGCTCAACAGAATCATAG
- the uvrC gene encoding excinuclease ABC subunit UvrC encodes MNADNNRNDSENKAEPSSKSENIDFDIDAFLKQLTERPGVYRMINSADKIIYVGKAKNLKRRVSSYFKKQHDDIKTAKMVPQIARIEVTVTDTDSEAFILENTLIKRHKPKYNILFRDDKSYPYIFVSTDKTFPSLSYHRGAKRRNGDYFGPFPNAQAVHQTLHALQKIFPVRQCAESVFNHRSRPCLQYQIKRCSGPCVEGLVTKQEYGEDVEHTLGFLRGESFSVIEDLGQKMETASMELEFEQAARYRDQIAALRAIQSQHLINQPGSKDMDVIALAEQSAQVCVCLMMYRGGNLWGSEHFYPKLNETSDSDEILSAFITQHYQLHPVPAEVLLPVNLQDKEVLQTWLKQQRNGAVNLKTANNQTAKGLITLAETNANSGLKQHMTQKASQVERVQALQEVLALAQAPNHMECFDISHTQGQQTVASCVVFQEGVPNTQAYRKFNIDGIQPGDDYAAMHQALSRRYSRLKNENASLPDLIVVDGGKGQLSQAIEVLKSLQLEHIPLVSVAKGEGRKAGLEILYTPYNLEGIDLEADDMALHLINYIRDEAHRFAITSHRAKRGKAQTQSSLEAIEGIGPKTRKQLLLHFGGLNEVKQASIAELQKVKGISLDKAQRIYDFFHGGL; translated from the coding sequence ATGAACGCAGATAATAACCGAAACGACTCCGAAAACAAGGCTGAACCTTCAAGCAAGTCTGAAAATATAGACTTTGATATCGATGCGTTTTTGAAGCAGTTGACCGAGCGTCCGGGTGTTTACCGTATGATTAATAGTGCCGACAAAATCATCTATGTCGGTAAGGCGAAAAACCTCAAGCGTCGTGTTTCCAGTTATTTTAAAAAACAGCATGACGATATCAAGACGGCCAAGATGGTGCCGCAAATTGCGCGTATTGAGGTGACGGTCACCGATACCGATAGTGAAGCGTTTATACTGGAAAATACCTTAATAAAGCGTCATAAGCCTAAGTATAATATACTTTTTAGGGATGATAAGTCCTATCCTTATATTTTCGTTTCAACCGATAAAACCTTTCCGTCTTTAAGTTATCATCGCGGTGCCAAGCGTCGTAACGGTGATTATTTCGGACCTTTTCCCAATGCCCAAGCGGTTCATCAAACCCTGCATGCGCTGCAAAAAATCTTTCCGGTCCGCCAGTGTGCCGAAAGCGTTTTTAATCATCGTTCGCGTCCCTGTTTGCAATATCAGATTAAACGTTGTTCAGGTCCCTGCGTTGAAGGTCTGGTGACCAAGCAGGAGTATGGTGAAGATGTCGAACATACTTTGGGTTTTTTGCGTGGAGAGAGTTTTTCGGTTATTGAAGATTTAGGACAGAAAATGGAAACCGCCTCAATGGAATTGGAGTTTGAGCAGGCGGCGCGCTACCGTGATCAGATTGCGGCCTTAAGGGCGATTCAATCACAGCATTTGATTAACCAGCCAGGTTCCAAGGATATGGACGTCATTGCCTTGGCTGAACAATCAGCGCAGGTGTGTGTCTGTTTGATGATGTATCGCGGCGGTAATTTGTGGGGTAGCGAGCATTTTTATCCCAAACTCAATGAAACCAGTGACAGCGATGAAATTCTCAGTGCCTTTATTACCCAGCATTATCAATTGCACCCGGTTCCAGCTGAGGTCTTGTTGCCTGTAAATCTGCAAGACAAAGAAGTGCTGCAAACTTGGTTAAAGCAGCAGCGTAATGGCGCGGTTAATTTGAAAACGGCCAATAACCAGACAGCAAAAGGTTTGATTACGCTGGCCGAGACCAATGCCAATTCCGGTTTGAAGCAACATATGACACAAAAAGCCAGTCAGGTTGAACGTGTCCAGGCTTTGCAGGAGGTGCTGGCTTTGGCACAAGCACCTAACCATATGGAGTGTTTCGACATCAGTCATACGCAAGGCCAGCAAACGGTTGCCAGTTGTGTCGTGTTCCAGGAAGGGGTGCCAAATACTCAGGCTTATCGTAAGTTCAATATAGACGGTATCCAGCCTGGTGATGATTATGCCGCCATGCACCAAGCGTTAAGCCGTCGTTACAGTCGCCTGAAAAATGAAAATGCCAGCTTGCCTGATCTGATTGTTGTCGATGGCGGTAAGGGGCAGTTATCGCAAGCGATAGAAGTTTTAAAAAGCCTGCAGCTAGAGCATATTCCGTTGGTTTCGGTGGCAAAAGGAGAAGGGCGTAAAGCCGGTTTGGAAATCCTCTACACTCCTTATAATCTAGAAGGTATTGATCTGGAAGCCGATGATATGGCTTTACATCTGATCAACTACATTCGCGACGAAGCGCACCGTTTCGCTATTACTTCGCACCGAGCCAAGCGAGGTAAAGCACAAACGCAATCTTCCTTGGAAGCGATCGAGGGTATTGGTCCCAAAACACGCAAACAGTTGTTACTGCACTTTGGCGGTTTGAATGAAGTCAAACAAGCATCAATCGCCGAGTTGCAAAAAGTAAAGGGCATCAGTTTGGATAAGGCTCAACGCATCTATGATTTCTTCCACGGTGGCCTTTAA
- a CDS encoding S49 family peptidase translates to MDNEPQNSQHGFERLALAVESLVKQERWSRRFANILKLAVAAYIVFFIYIAIDNIQDGKEMDALHQGQEHAAVIKLNGAIMPNSKVSAEAINPLLRKAFSNENSKAVIILANSPGGSPVQSALINDEIERLKAKYNKPAYVVVEDMCASGCYYIAVAADDIYANIGSIVGSIGVRMDTFGFTGLMDKLGIENRSMHAGDHKAFIDPFGEKDEAGRNFFKERVLERTHQQFIAAVRKGRGERIKENDNTYTGLVWLGDEAVENGMIDGIGDLGSVARDIVGTEKVRYYEVDKSLLEELMGDFGAEASSKLALLLSTLK, encoded by the coding sequence ATGGATAATGAACCGCAAAACTCTCAACACGGCTTTGAAAGACTCGCGCTTGCTGTCGAATCTCTGGTTAAACAAGAACGCTGGAGCCGCCGCTTTGCCAATATTCTAAAACTGGCGGTTGCTGCCTATATCGTGTTTTTTATCTATATTGCCATTGATAATATTCAAGACGGTAAAGAAATGGATGCTCTTCATCAAGGTCAGGAGCATGCCGCAGTCATCAAACTGAATGGCGCGATTATGCCTAACAGCAAGGTCAGCGCCGAGGCGATTAACCCGCTATTGCGCAAAGCCTTCAGTAATGAAAACAGCAAAGCGGTCATTATCCTTGCTAATTCGCCAGGCGGCAGCCCGGTGCAGTCGGCCTTGATTAACGATGAAATCGAACGCTTAAAAGCCAAATACAATAAACCGGCCTATGTCGTTGTCGAAGACATGTGTGCATCGGGTTGTTATTACATCGCCGTGGCCGCCGATGATATTTATGCCAATATCGGTTCTATCGTCGGCTCGATCGGAGTTCGCATGGATACTTTCGGTTTTACCGGACTAATGGATAAACTCGGTATCGAAAACCGCTCGATGCATGCCGGTGATCACAAAGCCTTTATTGACCCGTTTGGCGAAAAGGACGAAGCCGGCCGTAATTTCTTCAAAGAACGTGTCTTGGAACGCACTCACCAACAGTTTATCGCTGCGGTGCGTAAAGGTCGTGGTGAGCGCATTAAAGAAAACGACAACACCTATACCGGTTTGGTCTGGCTTGGTGATGAAGCGGTTGAAAACGGCATGATTGACGGTATTGGAGACTTGGGCTCGGTGGCTCGCGACATTGTCGGAACCGAAAAGGTGCGTTATTACGAGGTGGATAAATCACTGCTTGAAGAGTTGATGGGAGATTTCGGCGCCGAAGCGAGCAGCAAACTCGCGCTACTGTTATCGACGCTGAAATAA